Part of the Cytophagales bacterium genome is shown below.
TGATTTACGGGATATCAAGGAGTGCAGCAGGAACTTATTATGATAGCCTTCTTACAGGGGCAGGTTGCGACAGTGTTCATTCCACCGTATTGACCCTTGATCCGACATACAATATTGTTGATGCACCAGTTTCTGTTTGTGATGGCGATAGTATTTCCATTTACGGTACATTCAGAAGTATAGCAGGGACGTATTATGATAGCTTAACTACTGTAAACGGCTGCGACAGCATACACTCAACAGTCCTTACCGTAAACCCAACTTACAGCATCACCGATCCTGCTATCGCTATCTGCATTGGCGACAGCATTTCTATCTACGGCACTTTCAGAAGTTCTGCAGGAACATACTATGACAGTTCAACCACCTATGGACAAAATTGTGCAGACACTGCTAACATCTATCAGTTTAGCTTTAATGGAAAGAATTATGAAATAGTTAAAGAACTAAAAACATGGAATGATGCTGCTAATTGTGCAGCAGAAAGAGGGGGACATTTGGTTCATATTGACAATCAAAATGAACAAGATAGTGTTTATGATGCTATAATTAATGGGGCTGGAATTTCCACTACCTATACATCGGTATTTGATGGAGGGGGGATAGCATATGTATGGATTGGTGCAACTGACAAAAGTGCAGAAGGAACCTGGATTTGGGATGGGGATAATGATAGTATAGGAACTAATTTCTGGAATGGTCAGGGAAACGCTGGCTCAGGAGGTGGCAGCGCTGTTGGTGGGATGTATCAAAACTGGGGGGACGACTTATTTGGGGATCCTTATGAACCTGATGATTTCCTTTCTAGTCAGGATGGTGCAGCGATTGCATTAGACAATTGGCCTTATGGAATAGCAGGAGAATGGAATGATATAAATATATCAAACACCTTATACTATATTATTGGATACGATAGTTCTGGCGCTGCAACAACAAACGGCTGCGACAGCATACATTCAACAGTCCTTACCGTAAACCCAAACTACAACATCACTGACACCGATATTGCTATATGTAATGGTGACAGCGTATCCATCTACGGGATATTCAGAAGTGTCGCGGGAACGTATTTTGACAGCTTAACTACTATTAACGGCTGTGATAGTGTGCATTCAACAGTGCTTTCAATAAACCCAACTTATTCCATCAACACACCGAATGATACAGTTTGTGATGGCGATAGCGCCTTAATATTTAGTATTTATCGCACAACTGCCGGAATTTATTATGATACTCTAACAACTATAAACAGTTGTGATAGCGTAATTGCCACAACCTTAATAGTTAATCCACTCCCTGTTATTTCTATAACACCATCTCCGGGGGTAGTGTGCAATTATGGAGACACTGTAATGTTAGTTGCAAGCGGAGCGGTTAGCTATACATGGTCACCCGCAACAGGTTTAAATACTACGACAGGTGATACGGTGTTGGCTTTCCCTTCTGCCAACACTACTTACACAGTAGCAGGAACAAACGCATCA
Proteins encoded:
- a CDS encoding T9SS type A sorting domain-containing protein, which translates into the protein IYGISRSAAGTYYDSLLTGAGCDSVHSTVLTLDPTYNIVDAPVSVCDGDSISIYGTFRSIAGTYYDSLTTVNGCDSIHSTVLTVNPTYSITDPAIAICIGDSISIYGTFRSSAGTYYDSSTTYGQNCADTANIYQFSFNGKNYEIVKELKTWNDAANCAAERGGHLVHIDNQNEQDSVYDAIINGAGISTTYTSVFDGGGIAYVWIGATDKSAEGTWIWDGDNDSIGTNFWNGQGNAGSGGGSAVGGMYQNWGDDLFGDPYEPDDFLSSQDGAAIALDNWPYGIAGEWNDINISNTLYYIIGYDSSGAATTNGCDSIHSTVLTVNPNYNITDTDIAICNGDSVSIYGIFRSVAGTYFDSLTTINGCDSVHSTVLSINPTYSINTPNDTVCDGDSALIFSIYRTTAGIYYDTLTTINSCDSVIATTLIVNPLPVISITPSPGVVCNYGDTVMLVASGAVSYTWSPATGLNTTTGDTVLAFPSANTTYTVAGTNASGCVDSTTVSVQLSAAGPVASFTSSTNVCEGDSITFNNTSTDATGFNWSFPGGTTPDTTIQNPVVTYNSAGTFDVTLTALGCSTDSTITMAGYITVNPIYNFTDPAIAICDGDSITIYSAFRSVAGTYYDSSTTINGCDSVHLTVLTVNPTYSTSTPDTTICDGDSIMIFSIFRTTAGTYYDSLISVNNCDSVISTTLIVNSLPTVNLDGDTTICNVCSITLDAGAGFSSYDWSTGATTQTIIVDSAGTYIVTVTDAKGCTGNDTIVVDIASGLNELSSVESISIYPNPNTGEFVIEMLVLNEVKELQIKLFNITGQVIYSENLKRFKGVYFKRIDIKGLSAGVYQLQIRTGYGEVNKKVVVE